One genomic window of Camelina sativa cultivar DH55 chromosome 5, Cs, whole genome shotgun sequence includes the following:
- the LOC104788168 gene encoding clathrin interactor EPSIN 3 isoform X2, with amino-acid sequence MKKAFGQTVRDLKRGVNKKVLKVPGIEQKVLDATSNESWGPHGSLLADIAHASRNYHEYQLTMGVLWKRLSDTGKNWRHVYKALTVLEYLVGHGSERVIEEIKERAYQISILSSFQYIDSSGKDQGSNVRKKAQSLVALVNDKERIAEVREKAAANREKYHNSGGMHKPSGGYGDKYDYEGRYGDRDEERSSYGREREYGYRDDDKNSRDGDRYSKDSEDRDGRDSNRDDEYHGSRGRSSDRERPIEDDGQSSSRDSGARADDHSQDGRGGMERKFSEQNIGAAPPSYEEAVSESRSPVYSERDGGETPQVAPPAAATSPSAENSSVDIKTAGFVNGSSPQHVESFDEFDPRGSVSACVPTAGASAPAPSPPTVVSTSAMSAPNNAETDLLGSLSDVFSPNPLAIVTSDFTSVEKNGQPNTGPAPSFSTSQSSPQSFDDPFGESPFKAITSADTDPSQHQNFGAPFQSTPPTSNPDNGHSFGFGEAFTAVPNHEPGVQNMQAPPNSSVLPQEQFDTSESDILAGILPPSGPPVSLSPQPNSTVPASQFPTNGNSYESYHHQGALTDPNMPGQTPFGQASQHYSMVSHSQNRPEGMQFNNGGFTQQPGYAGSANSQPPQYTPGLSPHPTSESFPHQPGSATSSSSQAPYATTSNAPAGQFDGGNFMTQQPYDVTQKVNGAPSHVPHRTQSGPVAAYGNNNNVVGDMHQPGSAPSSSAQTPYPTTPNAPAGQFDGGNLMTQQPYDVTQQVHGAPSHVPHRTQSGPVAAYWNNNNAVGDMHQPGSAPSSSSQTPYPITPNAPAGQFDGGNFMTQQAHGVPSHIPQRTQSGPVAAHGNSNNVVGDMFAPAGLSSLETSASQPSLTPLTGAIEIVVPQSQKKFEPKSTIWADTLSRGLVNFNISGPKTNPLADIGVDFEAINRKEKRLEKPTTAQQQVTSTINMGKAMGSGTGLGRAGAGAMRPPTNSMVGSSMPTGMNAGGYGGMNQNHPMGIQQNHPMGMNQHYPMGMNQNYPMGMNQNHSMGMNHNQPMGNQNYPMGMGMNMGGYGQGYPMQPQQGMGMAPPGPPQGMTGAYNPMMGQGGYNPQQQQPYGGGGYHR; translated from the exons ATGAAGAAAGCATTTGGTCAAACTGTCAGAGACCT CAAGAGAGGTGTCAACAAGAAAGTGCTTAAAGTACCTGGAATTGAACAGAAG GTTCTAGATGCTACCAGCAATGAGTCTTGGGGTCCTCATGGATCACTTCTTGCGGACATTGCGCATGCCTCGAgaaatta CCATGAATACCAGCTGACCATGGGAGTGTTATGGAAACGTCTTAGTGACACTGGAAAAAATTGGCGGCATGTCTATAAG GCATTGACGGTCTTGGAGTACTTGGTAGGCCATGGATCGGAACGTGTCATAGAAGAGATTAAAGAACGTGCATATCAAATTTCG ATATTATCCAGTTTTCAGTATATTGATTCCAGCGGTAAAGATCAAGGTAGCAATGTCAGGAAGAAGGCGCAGAGCCTTGTGGCGTTGGTAAATGACAAAGAAAGAATAGCGGAGGTCAGAGAGAAGGCTGCTGCTAACAGAGAAAA GTATCATAACTCAGGTGGGATGCATAAGCCGTCAGGAGGATATGGAGACAAATATGATTACGAAGGCCGATATGGAGACAGAGATGAAGAACGAAGTAGttatggaagagagagagaatatggTTACAgggatgatgataaaaatagtCGTGATGGAGATCGTTATTCTAAAGACTCTGAAGACCGAGATGGAAGAGATAGTAACAGGGATGATGAATACCATGGATCAAGAGGTAGGAGCTCAGACAGGGAACGACCTATTGAGGATGATGGCCAATCGTCATCAAG GGACAGTGGTGCACGAGCTGATGATCATTCTCAAGATGGGAG AGGGGGGATGGAGAGGAAGTTTTCTGAACAAAATATTGGTGCTGCCCCACCTAGTTATGAAGAAGCTGTCAGTGAATCACGGAGCCCTGTATACAGTGAAAG GGATGGTGGAGAGACACCACAAGTTGCTCCTCCTGCAGCTGCAACTTCGCCTTCTGCTGAAAACAGCAGCGTGGACATCAAAACTGCTGGTTTTGTTAACGGATCATCTCCTCAGCATGTTGAGtcttttgatgaatttgatcCACGAGGTTCAGTTTCAG CATGTGTACCTACAGCTGGTGCTTCGGCTCCTGCACCTAGCCCACCCACAGTGGTTTCTACTTCTGCCATGTCTGCCCCAAATAATGCTGAAACGGATTTGCTTGGCTCTCTTTCAGATGTATTTTCACCGAACCCCTTGGCTATTGTAACATCTGATTTCACTTCTGTTGAAAAAAATGGACAACCAAACACTGGTCCAGCTCCATCGTTTTCTACTTCTCAGTCATCACCTCAG TCTTTTGATGATCCATTTGGTGAATCTCCtttcaaagccatcacttcTGCTGACACTGACCCAAGCCAACATCAGAATTTTGGAGCGCCTTTCCAGTCAACACCACCAACTTCAAATCCTGACAATGGgcatagttttggttttggggaAGCATTTACAGCTGTACCAAATCATGAACCTGGCGTTCAAAATATGCAAGCTCCACCGAACTCATCTGTCTTACCTCAAGAGCAGTTCGATACATCGGAGAGCGATATTCTTGCTGGCATTCTCCCGCCATCTGGACCGCCAGTTTCTCTGTCTCCTCAACCAAATTCAACAGTGCCAGCATCTCAATTTCCTACCAACGGTAACTCCTATGAAAGTTATCATCATCAGGGGGCACTTACAGATCCAAACATGCCAGGACAAACTCCGTTTGGTCAAGCTTCACAACACTATAGCATGGTTTCCCATTCGCAAAATCGTCCTGAAGGTATGCAATTCAACAATGGAGGCTTCACGCAACAGCCAGGCTATGCAGGTTCAGCAAATTCTCAACCTCCACAGTATACTCCTGGTTTATCTCCACACCCAACAAGTGAGAGTTTTCCTCACCAACCAGGTTCTGCCACCTCATCAAGCTCGCAAGCTCCTTACGCTACTACATCCAATGCACCAGCTGGTCAGTTTGATGGTGGAAACTTTATGACACAGCAACCTTATGACGTGACACAGAAAGTTAATGGTGCCCCTTCTCATGTACCACATCGAACTCAATCTGGACCTGTTGCGGCATACGGGAATAATAACAATGTTGTTGGAGATATGCACCAACCTGGTTCTGCCCCCTCATCAAGCGCGCAAACTCCTTACCCTACTACACCCAATGCACCAGCTGGTCAGTTTGATGGTGGAAATCTTATGACACAGCAACCTTATGATGTGACACAGCAAGTTCATGGTGCCCCTTCTCATGTACCACATCGAACTCAATCTGGACCTGTTGCGGCGTACTGGAATAATAACAATGCCGTTGGAGATATGCACCAACCTGGTTCTGCCCCGTCATCAAGCTCGCAAACTCCTTACCCTATTACACCAAATGCACCAGCTGGTCAGTTTGATGGTGGAAACTTCATGACACAACAAGCTCATGGTGTCCCTTCCCATATACCACAACGAACTCAATCTGGACCTGTTGCGGCGCACGGGAATAGTAACAATGTCGTTGGAGATATGTTTGCACCAGCTGGACTAAGTTCCTTGGAGACTTCAGCATCTCAACCATCTCTCACACCTTTAACAGGAGCAATTGAGATTGTTGTTCCTCAAAGTCAGAAAAAGTTTGAGCCAAAATCAACCATCTGGGCTGACACATTAAGCAGAGGGCTGGTTAACTTCAACATTTCTGGAC CCAAAACAAATCCATTGGCAGATATAGGAGTCGACTTTGAGGCGATCAACAGGAAAGAGAAACGACTAGAGAAACCAACTACTGCACAACAGCAAGTAACATCAACTATCAACATGGGTAAAGCCATGGGATCTGGTACTGGCTTAGGCCGTGCAGGTGCAGgtgctatgagacctccgaCGAATTCAATGGTAGGCTCAAGCATGCCGACGGGCATGAATGCTGGTGGCTACGGAGGTATGAACCAAAACCATCCAATGGGAATACAGCAAAACCACCCAATGGGCATGAACCAACACTACCCCATGGGCATGAACCAAAACTACCCCATGGGCATGAATCAAAACCATTCCATGGGAATGAACCACAACCAGCCAATGGGAAACCAAAACTATCCCATGGGAATGGGGATGAACATGGGCGGATACGGTCAAGGCTATCCGATGCAACCACAACAAGGAATGGGCATGGCTCCTCCTGGTCCACCACAAGGCATGACCGGTGCCTACAATCCGATGATGGGTCAAGGCGGTTACAACCCTCAGCAGCAGCAACcttatggtggaggaggttacCACCGGTAA
- the LOC104788167 gene encoding mitochondrial import inner membrane translocase subunit tim16, whose product MAGRILANLIVMGSGIIGRAVFQAYRQALANASKTGVAQEAMQNAVRKAGKAINEQEARQILGVTEQTSWEEILQKYDKLFENNAKAGSFYLQSKVLRAKECLEVVHRSKGNGTPS is encoded by the exons ATG GCTGGGAGAATACTTGCAAATTTGATTGTGATGGGTTCTGGGATCATTGGTCGTGCTGTCTTTCAAGCCTATCGTCAAGCACTTGCAA ATGCATCTAAAACTGGCGTTGCGCAAGAAGCAATGCAGAATGCAGTACGTAAAGCAGGTAAAGCCATCAATGAGCAAGAAGCTAGGCAAATTCTTGGTGTGACCGAGCAGACCTCTTGGGAAGAAATATTGCAG AAATATGACAAACTGTTTGAGAATAACGCGAAAGCTGGGAGCTTTTACCTTCAATCGAAAGTTCTTCGAGCTAAAGAATGTCTAGAAGTTGTGCACAGGAGCAAAGGCAACGGTACACCTAGTTAA
- the LOC104788168 gene encoding clathrin interactor EPSIN 3 isoform X1, translated as MKKAFGQTVRDLKRGVNKKVLKVPGIEQKVLDATSNESWGPHGSLLADIAHASRNYHEYQLTMGVLWKRLSDTGKNWRHVYKALTVLEYLVGHGSERVIEEIKERAYQISILSSFQYIDSSGKDQGSNVRKKAQSLVALVNDKERIAEVREKAAANREKYHNSGGMHKPSGGYGDKYDYEGRYGDRDEERSSYGREREYGYRDDDKNSRDGDRYSKDSEDRDGRDSNRDDEYHGSRGRSSDRERPIEDDGQSSSRDSGARADDHSQDGRGGMERKFSEQNIGAAPPSYEEAVSESRSPVYSERDGGETPQVAPPAAATSPSAENSSVDIKTAGFVNGSSPQHVESFDEFDPRGSVSAACVPTAGASAPAPSPPTVVSTSAMSAPNNAETDLLGSLSDVFSPNPLAIVTSDFTSVEKNGQPNTGPAPSFSTSQSSPQSFDDPFGESPFKAITSADTDPSQHQNFGAPFQSTPPTSNPDNGHSFGFGEAFTAVPNHEPGVQNMQAPPNSSVLPQEQFDTSESDILAGILPPSGPPVSLSPQPNSTVPASQFPTNGNSYESYHHQGALTDPNMPGQTPFGQASQHYSMVSHSQNRPEGMQFNNGGFTQQPGYAGSANSQPPQYTPGLSPHPTSESFPHQPGSATSSSSQAPYATTSNAPAGQFDGGNFMTQQPYDVTQKVNGAPSHVPHRTQSGPVAAYGNNNNVVGDMHQPGSAPSSSAQTPYPTTPNAPAGQFDGGNLMTQQPYDVTQQVHGAPSHVPHRTQSGPVAAYWNNNNAVGDMHQPGSAPSSSSQTPYPITPNAPAGQFDGGNFMTQQAHGVPSHIPQRTQSGPVAAHGNSNNVVGDMFAPAGLSSLETSASQPSLTPLTGAIEIVVPQSQKKFEPKSTIWADTLSRGLVNFNISGPKTNPLADIGVDFEAINRKEKRLEKPTTAQQQVTSTINMGKAMGSGTGLGRAGAGAMRPPTNSMVGSSMPTGMNAGGYGGMNQNHPMGIQQNHPMGMNQHYPMGMNQNYPMGMNQNHSMGMNHNQPMGNQNYPMGMGMNMGGYGQGYPMQPQQGMGMAPPGPPQGMTGAYNPMMGQGGYNPQQQQPYGGGGYHR; from the exons ATGAAGAAAGCATTTGGTCAAACTGTCAGAGACCT CAAGAGAGGTGTCAACAAGAAAGTGCTTAAAGTACCTGGAATTGAACAGAAG GTTCTAGATGCTACCAGCAATGAGTCTTGGGGTCCTCATGGATCACTTCTTGCGGACATTGCGCATGCCTCGAgaaatta CCATGAATACCAGCTGACCATGGGAGTGTTATGGAAACGTCTTAGTGACACTGGAAAAAATTGGCGGCATGTCTATAAG GCATTGACGGTCTTGGAGTACTTGGTAGGCCATGGATCGGAACGTGTCATAGAAGAGATTAAAGAACGTGCATATCAAATTTCG ATATTATCCAGTTTTCAGTATATTGATTCCAGCGGTAAAGATCAAGGTAGCAATGTCAGGAAGAAGGCGCAGAGCCTTGTGGCGTTGGTAAATGACAAAGAAAGAATAGCGGAGGTCAGAGAGAAGGCTGCTGCTAACAGAGAAAA GTATCATAACTCAGGTGGGATGCATAAGCCGTCAGGAGGATATGGAGACAAATATGATTACGAAGGCCGATATGGAGACAGAGATGAAGAACGAAGTAGttatggaagagagagagaatatggTTACAgggatgatgataaaaatagtCGTGATGGAGATCGTTATTCTAAAGACTCTGAAGACCGAGATGGAAGAGATAGTAACAGGGATGATGAATACCATGGATCAAGAGGTAGGAGCTCAGACAGGGAACGACCTATTGAGGATGATGGCCAATCGTCATCAAG GGACAGTGGTGCACGAGCTGATGATCATTCTCAAGATGGGAG AGGGGGGATGGAGAGGAAGTTTTCTGAACAAAATATTGGTGCTGCCCCACCTAGTTATGAAGAAGCTGTCAGTGAATCACGGAGCCCTGTATACAGTGAAAG GGATGGTGGAGAGACACCACAAGTTGCTCCTCCTGCAGCTGCAACTTCGCCTTCTGCTGAAAACAGCAGCGTGGACATCAAAACTGCTGGTTTTGTTAACGGATCATCTCCTCAGCATGTTGAGtcttttgatgaatttgatcCACGAGGTTCAGTTTCAG CAGCATGTGTACCTACAGCTGGTGCTTCGGCTCCTGCACCTAGCCCACCCACAGTGGTTTCTACTTCTGCCATGTCTGCCCCAAATAATGCTGAAACGGATTTGCTTGGCTCTCTTTCAGATGTATTTTCACCGAACCCCTTGGCTATTGTAACATCTGATTTCACTTCTGTTGAAAAAAATGGACAACCAAACACTGGTCCAGCTCCATCGTTTTCTACTTCTCAGTCATCACCTCAG TCTTTTGATGATCCATTTGGTGAATCTCCtttcaaagccatcacttcTGCTGACACTGACCCAAGCCAACATCAGAATTTTGGAGCGCCTTTCCAGTCAACACCACCAACTTCAAATCCTGACAATGGgcatagttttggttttggggaAGCATTTACAGCTGTACCAAATCATGAACCTGGCGTTCAAAATATGCAAGCTCCACCGAACTCATCTGTCTTACCTCAAGAGCAGTTCGATACATCGGAGAGCGATATTCTTGCTGGCATTCTCCCGCCATCTGGACCGCCAGTTTCTCTGTCTCCTCAACCAAATTCAACAGTGCCAGCATCTCAATTTCCTACCAACGGTAACTCCTATGAAAGTTATCATCATCAGGGGGCACTTACAGATCCAAACATGCCAGGACAAACTCCGTTTGGTCAAGCTTCACAACACTATAGCATGGTTTCCCATTCGCAAAATCGTCCTGAAGGTATGCAATTCAACAATGGAGGCTTCACGCAACAGCCAGGCTATGCAGGTTCAGCAAATTCTCAACCTCCACAGTATACTCCTGGTTTATCTCCACACCCAACAAGTGAGAGTTTTCCTCACCAACCAGGTTCTGCCACCTCATCAAGCTCGCAAGCTCCTTACGCTACTACATCCAATGCACCAGCTGGTCAGTTTGATGGTGGAAACTTTATGACACAGCAACCTTATGACGTGACACAGAAAGTTAATGGTGCCCCTTCTCATGTACCACATCGAACTCAATCTGGACCTGTTGCGGCATACGGGAATAATAACAATGTTGTTGGAGATATGCACCAACCTGGTTCTGCCCCCTCATCAAGCGCGCAAACTCCTTACCCTACTACACCCAATGCACCAGCTGGTCAGTTTGATGGTGGAAATCTTATGACACAGCAACCTTATGATGTGACACAGCAAGTTCATGGTGCCCCTTCTCATGTACCACATCGAACTCAATCTGGACCTGTTGCGGCGTACTGGAATAATAACAATGCCGTTGGAGATATGCACCAACCTGGTTCTGCCCCGTCATCAAGCTCGCAAACTCCTTACCCTATTACACCAAATGCACCAGCTGGTCAGTTTGATGGTGGAAACTTCATGACACAACAAGCTCATGGTGTCCCTTCCCATATACCACAACGAACTCAATCTGGACCTGTTGCGGCGCACGGGAATAGTAACAATGTCGTTGGAGATATGTTTGCACCAGCTGGACTAAGTTCCTTGGAGACTTCAGCATCTCAACCATCTCTCACACCTTTAACAGGAGCAATTGAGATTGTTGTTCCTCAAAGTCAGAAAAAGTTTGAGCCAAAATCAACCATCTGGGCTGACACATTAAGCAGAGGGCTGGTTAACTTCAACATTTCTGGAC CCAAAACAAATCCATTGGCAGATATAGGAGTCGACTTTGAGGCGATCAACAGGAAAGAGAAACGACTAGAGAAACCAACTACTGCACAACAGCAAGTAACATCAACTATCAACATGGGTAAAGCCATGGGATCTGGTACTGGCTTAGGCCGTGCAGGTGCAGgtgctatgagacctccgaCGAATTCAATGGTAGGCTCAAGCATGCCGACGGGCATGAATGCTGGTGGCTACGGAGGTATGAACCAAAACCATCCAATGGGAATACAGCAAAACCACCCAATGGGCATGAACCAACACTACCCCATGGGCATGAACCAAAACTACCCCATGGGCATGAATCAAAACCATTCCATGGGAATGAACCACAACCAGCCAATGGGAAACCAAAACTATCCCATGGGAATGGGGATGAACATGGGCGGATACGGTCAAGGCTATCCGATGCAACCACAACAAGGAATGGGCATGGCTCCTCCTGGTCCACCACAAGGCATGACCGGTGCCTACAATCCGATGATGGGTCAAGGCGGTTACAACCCTCAGCAGCAGCAACcttatggtggaggaggttacCACCGGTAA